A region of Enoplosus armatus isolate fEnoArm2 chromosome 14, fEnoArm2.hap1, whole genome shotgun sequence DNA encodes the following proteins:
- the pex19 gene encoding peroxisomal biogenesis factor 19 — protein MASGTGEPSTGHDTELDELLDSALDDFDKTPAPPAPEPAAASSSAKSGAEKPPLLEDCKLFETLFEGDMATQAKEEWEKAMTELAQEEPELLQHFHKLSEAAGKVGTDTASQQEFTSCLKETLRGLAKNADNLQTTGLAGDDLVKALEGLGLEEGGEAGGDDGNILPIMQSIMQNLLSKEVLYPSLKEITAKYPEWLEANKPSLSPEDYQRYEQQAKIMGEICKLFEKDEQGAADKEGTFESIMDLMQKLQDLGQPPKELAGDAPPGFNFDMESLNLPGGPGAGAAEQCSIM, from the exons GTGCGTTGGATGACTTTGATAAGACACCGGCCCCTCCAGCCCCTGAACCTgcagctgcctcctcctcagccaAAAGTGGAGCAGAGAAg CCACCCCTGCTTGAAGACTGCAAACTCTTTGAGACTCTCTTCGAGGGGGACATGGCTACCCAAGCCAAGGAGGAGTGGGAGAAGGCCATGACTGAGTTGGCCCAGGAGGAGCCAGAATTACTGCAGCACTTTCATAAACTCTCAGAGGCTGCAGGCAAAGTTG GCACCGACACCGCCTCCCAACAAgaattcacttcctgtcttaaAGAAACCCTCCGTGGCCTGGCCAAAAATGCAGACAACCTGCAG ACCACAGGACTAGCTGGAGATGACCTTGTCAAAGCTCTAGAAGGCCTGGGATTGGAAGAGGGTGGCGAAGCAGGTGGTGATGACGGAAACATCCTGCCCATCATGCAGTCCATCATGCAGAACCTTCTCTCTAAGGAAGTGCTTTATCCATCACTCAAAGAGATCACTGCTAAG TACCCAGAATGGCTGGAAGCCAACAAGCCAAGCCTAAGCCCAGAGGACTACCAGCGCTATGAGCAGCAGGCCAAAATCATGGGAGAGATCTGTAAGCTCTTTGAGAAGGATGAACAGGGAGCAGCAGATAAAGAAGGCACGTTCGAGAGCATCATGGACCTGATGCAAAAG CTGCAAGACCTAGGCCAACCACCCAAAGAGCTAGCAGGTGATGCG CCTCCAGGCTTTAACTTTGACATGGAGTCCCTCAATCTCCCCGGAGGCCCCGGGGCCGGGGCGGCAGAGCAGTGCTCCATCATGTGA